A DNA window from Brassica napus cultivar Da-Ae chromosome C1, Da-Ae, whole genome shotgun sequence contains the following coding sequences:
- the LOC106376647 gene encoding probable serine/threonine-protein kinase At1g09600 — translation MGCVSSKGVRTNDGYMETNHVSIPKDRTSKKQPSSEETSANGNDATLRLIPNTNHVFSDDDEEEEEEEEEKKSFEMKSLESVSQKGTTVELLDNVGPLQPRVSRIASVTNGDRTAKVIAGWPSWLVSVAGEALSGWLPRCADSFEKLEMIGQGTYSNVYRARDLETNQIVALKKVRFANMDPESVRFMAREIIILRRLNHPNVMKLQGLIISKASASMYLVFEYMDHDLTGLASTPGINFSQAQIKCYMKQLMLGLEHCHSCGVLHRDIKGSNLLLDRNNNLKIADFGLSTFYQRKQPLTSRVVTLWYRPPELLLGSTDYGVTADLWSTGCILAELFTGKPLLPGRTEVEQMHKIFKLCGSPSEEYWRRSRLRHATIFKPQHQYKRCLAETYKDLIPSSALALLDVLLAVEPEARGTTSSALQSEFFTTKPFPSEPSSLPRYQPRKEFDIKLREEEARRRKGASSKQNEQKRFSRESRAVPAPGANAELLVSIQKRLGETNQTSVSETFNPEGDSGSGFRIEPHNPYTNGDNHSNGSSHLRTQRSYVQRGGAQLSRFSNSVAPNRDGSSQFGSMRDALVNQRWLEDGSGNCNLSQRLLENPNGLRKDDPSSSSKGPLMGYDGEKRERIHYSGPLISGEGNLDEMLKDHERQILLAVRRAQADKAKRDVSRQARGSLLANGS, via the exons ATGGGGTGCGTATCCTCAAAAGGCGTGCGAACCAACGATGGTTACATGGAGACCAACCATGTAAGTATTCCAAAAGACAGAACCTCCAAGAAACAACCATCTTCAGAGGAAACAAGCGCTAATGGAAACGACGCTACACTGAGGTTAATACCCAATACTAACCATGTCTTCTCTGATGACgacgaagaggaggaggaggaggaggaggagaagaagagctTTGAGATGAAATCTCTTGAATCAGTTTCTCAAAAAGGCACCACTGTCGAGTTACTTGATAATGTAGGACCGTTGCAGCCAAGAGTGAGTCGAATTGCTAGTGTTACCAATGGAGACAGAACAGCTAAGGTTATTGCCGGTTGGCCCTCTTGGTTGGTTTCCGTTGCTGGTGAAGCTCTCAGTGGATGGCTTCCTCGTTGTGCAGATTCCTTCGAGAAGTTAGAGATG ATTGGGCAAGGGACGTATAGCAATGTATACAGAGCCCGTGATCTCGAAACGAACCAGATCGTTGCGCTGAAGAAGGTTCGGTTTGCTAATATGGATCCAGAGAGTGTGAGGTTCATGGCCAGAGAGATAATCATCCTCCGTAGGCTTAACCATCCAAACGTTATGAAACTCCAAGGGCTTATCATTTCAAAGGCTTCCGCAAGTATGTATCTTGTATTTGAATACATGGACCATGATCTTACAGGCCTTGCTTCAACCCCTGGGATTAACTTCTCTCAGGCACag aTCAAATGTTACATGAAGCAGTTGATGCTTGGATTAGAACATTGCCATAGCTGTGGTGTGTTGCACCGTGACATCAAGGGATCGAATCTTCTGCTAGATCGTAACAATAATCTCAAGATTGCTGATTTTGGTCTTTCTACTTTTTACCAACGGAAACAGCCTCTGACTAGCCGTGTTGTGACCTTGTGGTACCGCCCGCCTGAGCTTCTGCTCGGTTCCACAGACTATGGAGTCACGGCTGATCTGTGGAGCACAGGATGTATACTCGCTGAGCTCTTTACTGGGAAGCCTCTTCTTCCCGGAAGAACCGAG GTAGAACAAATGCACAAGATCTTTAAGCTCTGTGGATCACCTTCCGAGGAGTATTGGAGAAGATCAAGATTGCGGCATGCAACCATCTTTAAACCTCAACATCAGTACAAGCGATGTTTAGCTGAGACATATAAGGATCTTATCCCTTCTTCAGCTTTGGCTCTCCTTGATGTTCTTCTAGCTGTAGAGCCGGAAGCACGTGGAACCACATCCTCTGCCCTTCAAAGCGAG tTCTTTACTACAAAACCTTTTCCAAGCGAGCCATCAAGCTTACCGAGATATCAGCCAAGGAAAGAATTTGATATCAAGCTTCGAGAAGAGGAAGCAAGACG AAGGAAAGGTGCGAGCAGTAAACAGAATGAACAAAAACGGTTTTCAAGAGAATCAAGAGCTGTACCTGCTCCTGGTGCCAATGCAGAGCTACTGGTATCAATACAG AAACGTCTAGGGGAGACTAACCAGACAAGCGTGAGTGAGACGTTTAATCCTGAGGGAGATTCTGGCTCTGGCTTCAGGATTGAGCCACACAATCCCTACACAAATGGTGACAATCATTCTAACGGATCAAGCCATCTGAGAACACAAAGGTCCTATGTCCAACGTGGAGGAGCCCAATTGTCAAGATTCTCAAACTCGGTTGCACCTAACAGAGATGGTTCTTCACAGTTTGGAAGTATGAGAGACGCCTTAGTGAATCAACGCTGGCTTGAAGATGGTTCTGGGAATTGCAATTTGTCCCAAAGATTGCTTGAGAACCCCAATGGTTTGAGGAAAGATGACCCTTCGTCCTCTAGCAAAGGCCCATTAATG GGTTATgatggagagaagagagagaggattCATTACTCAGGACCGTTGATCTCAGGAGAAGGAAACTTGGATGAAATGTTGAAAGACCATGAAAGGCAGATCTTGTTGGCTGTACGTCGAGCTCAAGCTGATAAGGCTAAGAGGGACGTTAGCAGACAGGCCCGGGGCTCGCTTCTGGCTAATGGAAGTTGA